A window of Apium graveolens cultivar Ventura chromosome 8, ASM990537v1, whole genome shotgun sequence contains these coding sequences:
- the LOC141680983 gene encoding jasmonate-induced oxygenase 2-like, with the protein MNCVQSWPEPIVRVQSLSDSGIRVIPERYIKRQSTKPCFKLTPPSREINIPVIDLQNMLSQDILVRNTTLALISRACREWGFFQVVNHGVSHHLMDRVREVWREFFHLPVEDKQVYANCPTTYEGYGSRLGIEKGAKLDWSDYYFLNYLPTCQRNEHKWPSYPSSCKEIVREYNEALVKLCRELMKFLSINLGLEENRLQQALGGDEVGASLRVNYYPKCPQPDLTFGLSPHSDPGAMTILLADNQVSGLQVRKDDNWITVKPVPNAFIVNIGDQLEVISNGNYKSVEHRVVVNSSAERVSLAFFYNPKGDKIIEPATELITPTVPAEYLPMTFNEYRTFIRTRGPCGKTSVESIKSPR; encoded by the exons ATGAACTGTGTACAAAGCTGGCCAGAGCCAATTGTTCGGGTCCAATCTTTATCCGACAGTGGCATAAGAGTGATTCCTGAGCGATACATTAAGCGTCAATCAACCAAACCATGTTTCAAACTAACACCACCATCTCGCGAAATCAATATCCCTGTCATTGATCTCCAAAACATGTTGTCACAAGACATTCTGGTCCGGAACACCACGCTTGCGCTCATTTCACGTGCGTGTCGTGAGTGGGGGTTCTTCCAAGTCGTGAACCATGGCGTGAGCCACCACTTGATGGATCGTGTTCGTGAAGTGTGGCGTGAGTTCTTTCACCTTCCGGTTGAAGATAAACAAGTTTACGCGAACTGTCCGACGACTTACGAAGGTTATGGCAGCCGCCTCGGCATTGAAAAGGGCGCCAAGTTGGATTGGAGTGACTATTATTTTCTTAACTACCTTCCTACTTGTCAAAGGAATGAGCACAAGTGGCCTAGTTACCCATCCTCATGCAA GGAAATAGTTAGAGAGTACAACGAAGCATTGGTGAAGCTATGCAGGGAGCTGATGAAATTTTTATCGATCAACCTCGGATTAGAAGAGAACCGTCTTCAACAAGCTTTAGGAGGAGATGAAGTTGGTGCATCTTTGAGGGTGAATTACTATCCGAAATGCCCTCAACCGGACCTGACTTTCGGGTTGTCGCCGCACTCGGATCCCGGAGCCATGACTATCTTACTTGCTGACAATCAAGTATCCGGGCTTCAAGTTCGGAAAGATGACAACTGGATAACAGTtaaacctgttcctaatgctTTCATTGTCAACATTGGAGACCAACTAGAG GTGATAAGTAATGGTAATTACAAGAGCGTGGAGCATCGTGTGGTTGTAAATTCATCTGCAGAACGGGTTTCATTGGCCTTCTTTTACAATCCGAAGGGCGATAAAATCATAGAACCTGCTACAGAGCTGATCACACCCACAGTTCCAGCAGAATATCTCCCCATGACATTTAACGAGTACAGAACGTTCATTAGGACCAGAGGACCTTGTGGAAAAACTTCAGTTGAATCAATTAAGTCGCCTCGATAA
- the LOC141678068 gene encoding jasmonate-induced oxygenase 1-like: MNCLQNWPAPVVRVQTLSDSGMQMIPETYVQKPCNRPSLSLASNPCHAQIPVIDLEKLFSGNPTTLSLLHTACSEWGFFQVVNHGVSHRLMAEALDVWRKFFHLPVEAKQAYANSPTDYEGYGSRLGVEANAKLDWSDYYFLNYLPLSQRNLNKWPGFPSSCRKLTAEYNEALVKVCAKLMKILSENLGLEENHIQKAFGGKENGACMRISFYPKCPQPDLTLGLSPHSDPGGITLLFADDHVEGLQVRKDHNWVTVKPIPNAFIVNLGDQMQVISNGKYRSIEHRVIANSTTERVSLAFFYNPKDDMTIAPAQKLISDSNLALYPPMTFREYRSFMRTKGPSGKSQVESLKSLP; the protein is encoded by the exons ATGAATTGCCTGCAAAATTGGCCTGCACCAGTTGTCCGGGTCCAAACATTATCCGACAGCGGCATGCAAATGATTCCTGAAACCTACGTGCAGAAACCATGCAACAGGCCTTCTTTGTCACTAGCCTCTAACCCGTGCCATGCTCAAATTCCTGTCATTGATCTCGAAAAGCTTTTCTCCGGTAACCCTACCACTCTGTCCCTCCTCCACACTGCATGTAGTGAATGGGGCTTTTTTCAAGTGGTGAATCACGGCGTGAGTCACCGCTTGATGGCAGAAGCTCTTGATGTCTGGCGCAAGTTTTTTCACCTTCCGGTGGAAGCAAAGCAAGCTTACGCAAATTCTCCGACTGATTATGAAGGTTATGGTAGCAGGCTTGGAGTTGAGGCTAATGCGAAATTGGATTGGAGCGATTATTATTTCCTCAATTATCTTCCACTCTCTCAGAGAAACCTAAACAAATGGCCTGGTTTTCCTTCATCATGCAG GAAATTGACAGCAGAATACAATGAAGCATTGGTGAAAGTATGTGCAAAGTTGATGAAGATTTTATCAGAGAACCTTGGACTAGAAGAGAATCACATCCAGAAAGCTTTTGGAGGAAAGGAAAATGGTGCTTGCATGAGAATAAGTTTTTATCCGAAGTGTCCTCAACCAGATCTTACACTAGGTCTTTCACCACACTCGGATCCAGGTGGTATTACTCTCCTCTTTGCCGATGATCATGTGGAGGGTCTTCAAGTTCGAAAAGACCATAATTGGGTGACCGTTAAGCCTATTCCTAATGCCTTTATCGTAAACCTCGGTGATCAAATGCAG GTGATAAGCAACGGAAAGTACAGGAGTATTGAGCATCGTGTGATTGCGAATTCGACTACAGAACGTGTTTCGCTTGCCTTTTTCTATAACCCTAAGGATGATATGACTATTGCACCAGCTCAGAAGCTAATATCAGACAGCAATCTTGCACTGTATCCACCAATGACTTTCCGGGAGTACAGATCTTTCATGAGAACAAAAGGTCCTTCGGGAAAATCACAAGTCGAATCACTCAAATCACTGCCATAA
- the LOC141677672 gene encoding uncharacterized protein LOC141677672 produces MIVHSDSQIVVKQTSGEYITKDPTLAQYQTMVQNILEATPDITILQINREENSKADELSKLVQNTSDLASSVYFEELKTPNTERAKVLCIGSADNWMTPYVAYLKDGTLLEDQNKVRYLKHKPARFFLEDDQLYRRTFSAPTLKCVEHAS; encoded by the coding sequence ATGATCGTCCACAGTGATTCTCAGATTGTGGTCAAGCAAACCAGTGGAGAATATATTACGAAAGATCCAACACTGGCACAATACCAAACAATGGTACAGAATATCCTAGAAGCCACCCCCGACATCACCATACTTCAGATCAACAGAGAAGAGAACTCCAAAGCAGATGAGCTGTCCAAGCTCGTACAAAATACGTCGGACCTCGCCAGTTCAGTGTACTTCGAAGAACTCAAGACACCCAACACAGAGCGAGCGAAGGTCCTGTGCATCGGGAGCGCAGACAATTGGATGACCCCCTATGTAGCTTACTTAAAGGATGGGACGCTCCTAGAAGACCAGAACAAAGTTAGATACTTAAAGCACAAACCTGCTCGTTTCTTCCTGGAAGATGACCAGTTATACAGAAGAACCTTTTCAGCACCCACCCTGAAGTGTGTGGAACATGCCagctaa
- the LOC141677674 gene encoding calcium-dependent protein kinase SK5-like, whose protein sequence is MISAETDSGIFRQILKGKIDFESDPWPHISESAKDLIRKMLERSPRERITAYEVLCHPWIVDDRVAPDKPLDSAVLTRLKQFSAMNKLKKMALRVIAESLSEEEIGGLKQLFRMIDTDNSGIITFEELKHGLRRVGSNLMESEIHDLMNAADIDNSGTIDYGEFLAVTLHINKMEREENLVRAFAFFDKDGSGNITFDELQQACKDFELISLACF, encoded by the exons ATGATTTCTGCAGAAACCGACTCTGGTATATTCAGACAGATTTTAAAAGGAAAAATAGATTTTGAATCTGATCCATGGCCGCATATTTCAGAAAGTGCAAAAGATTTAATACGGAAGATGCTTGAGAGAAGCCCAAGAGAAAGAATAACTGCCTATGAAGTGTTAT GTCATCCTTGGATCGTGGATGACAGGGTTGCACCAGACAAGCCCTTGGATTCTGCAGTTCTGACACGACTTAAGCAGTTCTCAGCTATGAACAAGCTAAAAAAGATGGCTTTGCGT GTCATAGCAGAAAGTCTTTCTGAAGAAGAAATTGGCGGCTTAAAGCAACTGTTTAGAATGATAGACACTGACAACAGTGGCATCATAACCTTCGAGGAGCTGAAACATGGATTAAGAAGAGTTGGCTCTAATCTAATGGAGTCTGAGATCCATGATCTTATGAATGCG GCTGATATTGACAACAGTGGCACAATTGACTATGGAGAATTTCTCGCTGTTACTTTGCACATTAACAAGATGGAGAGGGAGGAGAACTTAGTCAGAGCATTTGCTTTTTTTGACAAGGATGGGAGTGGTAACATAACCTTTGACGAGCTGCAACAGGCGTGTAAAGATTTTGAGCTGATTAGTCTTGcatgtttttaa